The segment CGTCGACACGCTCGGCGTGCTGGAAACCTACTGCACCGCCTACGGCATGTTGCGCAGCTACCACGAGCGTCTGGCCGCCGACGGCATCATGACCGAGGGCGCCGAGGGAAAGCCGAACCAAGCCGCCAAGATGATCCTGGCCGCGGCGCGCGAGGTGCGCCTCTACGCGGCGGAGCTTGGGCTTGGCCCGCACCGGCGCGGCGTGCGCGGCGCCGGCACCCCGAAACCCGACGAGAAGGGAGGGGACGATGACGCCTGGGATCCCAGTCTTCTCGCCTGATCCGCGCCTCTACCCTGACCCGACCGGCCGCGCCGGGAAGGTGACCGCCTTCATCCGCCGGCTGCAGCTATGGGAGGGCCGCGCCGCTGGGCAGCGCTTTCCCGTGCAGGACTTCCAGGAAGCGATCGTCCGGCGCATCTACGGCCCGACCCGCGGCGATGGTGGCCGGCTGGTCCGCATCGCGTGCGTCTGGATACCGCGCGGCAACGCCAAGACGACGCTCGCCGCCGGCCTGGGGCTGGCGCACTTCATGGGGCCGCAGAACGAGCCGGGCGGGCAAATAATCATGGGCGCGGCGGATCGTGAGAACGCCGGCATCGCGTTCAATTGCGCGTGGCAGATGGTGAAGCAGGACGACGTCCTCCTGGCCCGTGTCCGGCCGCAGGAGAGCCGAAAAACCATGCACCATCCGCGCTCGGCGAGCGTGCTGAAGGCGATCAGCAGCGAGGCCTATTCGAAGCATGGCTTGAACTGCTCGTTCTTCCTCGCCGACGAGGTGCACGCCTGGAGCCCGGTGGAAGCGAGGAAGCTTTTCGCCGTCGTCTCCGACTCGATGGTGAAGCGCGACGAACCGTTGACCGTGATCATCTCGACGGCCGGCGAGGGGACCGGCGGCCTCGCGCATGACCTCTGGGCGTACAGCCTGGGAGTCGCCCGCGGCGAGATCCTCGACCCGACGTTCGCGCCCATCATCTTCGCCGCCGACCCGACGGCCGACTGGCGCGACGAGAGCGCATGGCGCGCGGCGAATCCGGCGATCGAGGCCGGCTTCTGCTCGCTCGACGAGCTGCGCACCAAGGCCCGGCGGATCGAGCACTTCCCGGCCGAGGTGGCGGACTTCCGGCGCTTCCATCTCAACCAGTGGCAGGCCGGCGCGGCGAACCCTTGGCTGGCGCTGGAGCTTTACGATGTCGCCGACGAGCGGACCGCCCTCGACGATCTGGTCGGGCGCTCCTGCTACGTCGGCGTCGACCTGTCGAGCGTCGAGGATCTGACCGCCGCCGTCGCCGTCTTCCCGGATGGCGAGGACGAGGATCGATCCTATGACGTCGTGGCGCAGTTCTTCCTGCCCGAGGCCGGGCTCGCCGCGAAGGCGGAAAAGGACAGGGCGGACTACCTCCGCTGGCAGGAGGAAGGCTTCCTCACCGTCACGCCCGGCAACGTCGTCGACCACGGCGCCATCGTCGACCAGGTGGTCGCCTGGGGCATGCGATATCGCGTCGAGGAGGTGGCGATCGACCGCTGGAACTCGACGGCGGTCAACG is part of the Constrictibacter sp. MBR-5 genome and harbors:
- a CDS encoding terminase TerL endonuclease subunit, translated to MTPGIPVFSPDPRLYPDPTGRAGKVTAFIRRLQLWEGRAAGQRFPVQDFQEAIVRRIYGPTRGDGGRLVRIACVWIPRGNAKTTLAAGLGLAHFMGPQNEPGGQIIMGAADRENAGIAFNCAWQMVKQDDVLLARVRPQESRKTMHHPRSASVLKAISSEAYSKHGLNCSFFLADEVHAWSPVEARKLFAVVSDSMVKRDEPLTVIISTAGEGTGGLAHDLWAYSLGVARGEILDPTFAPIIFAADPTADWRDESAWRAANPAIEAGFCSLDELRTKARRIEHFPAEVADFRRFHLNQWQAGAANPWLALELYDVADERTALDDLVGRSCYVGVDLSSVEDLTAAVAVFPDGEDEDRSYDVVAQFFLPEAGLAAKAEKDRADYLRWQEEGFLTVTPGNVVDHGAIVDQVVAWGMRYRVEEVAIDRWNSTAVNVRLQEEGFDVTQFGQGFASMAAPVKELKRAILKGVFRHGDNPILRMCFGNVVADKDAAENEKFTKERSHGRIDGAVAAAMGVGRIISAETAPSVYATGRPDGFLLV
- a CDS encoding phage terminase small subunit P27 family, with the translated sequence MKGRKAAPQPPSDEAALARCPAPPRWLSPYAKAEWRRQAPDLYRRRLLGVDTLGVLETYCTAYGMLRSYHERLAADGIMTEGAEGKPNQAAKMILAAAREVRLYAAELGLGPHRRGVRGAGTPKPDEKGGDDDAWDPSLLA